Within Spodoptera frugiperda isolate SF20-4 chromosome 22, AGI-APGP_CSIRO_Sfru_2.0, whole genome shotgun sequence, the genomic segment ctaacattgtgacatagaaattttatataggtattagattacaacgtcacgccttttatccccgaaggagtaagcagaggtTTACaatatggcacataatgcctacttttcaccatttgtgttataagtcccatataatagagggtgagcctattcccatatacctactgggcacaattccagactccgtgactatagagaaattttcgaaaatccgaaaaaaaaacaataatattttgccttTAGAATTGAACCCGGGACCCttatccagcagtcgcacttacgaccactcgaccaacgaggcaggcagcatagaaagtaatttaattaaaacaactttaacAGTTGGGACCCAATATTAATACATATGTTCGGTTTTTCTGAAaattctcagcagtagcactgTATCCGGTGTATTTCTCTGATCTCTGCTGGTCTGCATCACCTACCTTCTGATCCAGGGTGCCCTGTAGCCTGTCAATCTGATCCTGCATCAGCTTCACCTTGGATGACAGGAACTTGCATACACTCTCTATTGTGGGACGttctgaaattataaataagaaaatgaaagtctatattaattttaatctaaaaagtaaaaataagtaTTGCATAGTATAGCATAtactagcacggagtctggaattgtgcccagtatatggcaataggctaatcccctattacatgggacttataacacaaatggtgaaatgtgggtgtacattgtataccggcattacgtgccgtaatgtgcacctctgcctaccccttcagggataaaagacgtcacgttacataaatataaaaactcaGGCTCTTTTCATGATTACAGTCACACATAGTCAAGTGGTTTCTAGAGAAACTGTTGAGCTAACGGTCTCAGTTTCAAATCCCGTGTCAAGGAGTCTTATTAGGTTTTTTTGTATTAGATTTGACATTTTCAAAAGTAATATGGAGTTTAGAATTATGCCCCATGTACAAAAATGGACTAGCCCTCTTTTGTAGGTATGGTTTTccactagtaaaaaatataagttagtAGACAAATAGGATAGAAGggctttgccctgcagtgggacgaccatggctgagaaaaaaagaaataatatgtgGGTTTAGTTTTACACCTCTCGACCTATAAACAGAAAAAAGGGACAGTAAGTATGTCTAAATATGCATAATTTACCTTTCAAAAACGACTGCGGCAAAACCTTTTCTTTAACATTAACAGATACAAAAGCGTAcaaaaattcatcatcatttcCAATTCTACCAACATTCAAATTGGCACAGCAGTTGCAAGTATTCAAACTCTTTGGCACAACCTCTTCGCTGTTCACAATGCTACCAACATCAGGACTAAGTGTTCCATTTTCAATTTTCCCGCTTTGATGGTCCGGTGTTGTCTGtggctttttctttttttgtgttggCTTTGGTGGAGGCAAAGGTGATTCTGTGTTAGGCTTATTATGGCTTTCacaactatgtttttttattgtatgtactGGTGATAATGTGAGACTTGGTGAGAACTCGGAGAATATGTCTTGTTTTTGctgtaaataaaagaaagatttaattagtaatgaaaataatttgtaatgttAATATTGCAACAGTTTTATTGgttcttaagttttttttaaatctttattaaataaattggagggtttaatcacacagtgattatgtcaccctcataggacccttaacaaaatatacacattataattaaagaacttaatatcttaattattatgttatcggcttacttctctcgccttagccgaggcgagagggagtgtcagattcttactgactaaaataaaaatcaccccattcatactcctgcttttcaagcagGAACcctagtaaacccgctaggtagtccgcagctccggatcaagcatcagcttTACTGGGCctcatttgtggtggtctgatggctaaaTAGTAAAAGGATGGCAAGTTGGTTTCCCGGATCTGGTAGTAAAGAAACTAATAATGAGTgtatttggttttaaaaaaacttagtaCTACTGTACCATGAAGTAAAGTAACACCTATTTTTAATCAATCTTGTTATGAGTCACTTGTAATAGGGTAGGGAAAGGCGATAAGACTAACTATCATTgccaaaataatttgtaaaataatttttcatattttttgtatgaattaCTAATTATGATTTCTAATTCTTTTTCTGGACTTTAAGGCTTATTGGGGCGGTTTCTTTTCTCTAATATTCAAATACTTTTGTACACTATTATGTGCAACAACAGCACCTAAAGcataaatagaaaaatgtttaCAAGCCTAAAAAACCTATGTAAACTTTGATTATCTTTCGTAATAATGAaatgtaagtaatatttaagAATAAATGATACTATTTCTTGATATATTTACACGTTATTGTctcaattttatatataaaagagCTTAGAATATAGCCACAACAAAACCAACCATAGCTTGTTCAATTTCCTTCATTAAACTTTCTGTTTTCTTCTCGAGTTGTTTGTTGAGTTTCTTGAACTCATCTTCTCGCGCTAACAAGTCCAATGAGTCcattttattgtgatatttataacttaaacgATAAGAAAAACAAGCAATGACATACGCACAGTTACAACTACAGATTAACTTGCAAAATAAAGGAGTCGTTCTTTTACGTAACGTTGTAATATTTACATCGTCTCCGCAATTTGGTCGTGTTTTAATGTCATCAAATAAACTCCGTTGCTATGGTTACGTGATGCAATTTGATCAAACAAAGTCCCATACTATTCGTTTGTGCACTCAATTGAGTTACTTTTTTCAGCTAAAACGCCAGTAATGGATTAAATTGAGTAATCGTTAGTGTGTAAGACTGTATTTAAAAGCAAAATGAAttgataatttaaaagaaatacctaCAAACAGCTGTATTATTTGGTGTTAATGAGAACATGCTGCCATCTAGTGATCAAGCAGCGACAACAAAAAAGACCTCGGTCGTGTCAAAAACAGCTGTATTCCAACCAATCAGGAGAGCGCTACGATTGTCAATATGTTTTCTTTGTtgcatacacacacatacaaatactTGTTGACACATTGCTTTGTTTCCCATATGATTTAGATTGGAAAGATCCGAATACTTATCGTCAAATAAATACGATACACTGATAGCTAGGTACAAAAACAGACGATTAGGCTTGAGGCCGGCTCCACATGTTGGTCCCAACGCTCGTACCAACGTTGGACTGCAAACTCGGTGAGGCGTACACACGTTGGCTAATAAACTAGTTCTATCCCGTCAACGCCAATGTGAAGATGTCCGATACAGAAATCGAAACTGCTTAGCGCGTTTATAGTAATGATGAtgcacatttatatttgttatgtcCAAGCCGGTGACGATTTTGTGGATGAGAAAGCCATTCTCGCTGACGTATGCACTCGCTACGTGTTGTAACAGAACTGAGCAAAGCGCCAACGTGTGGACAGATCGCGAGTGTTGGCGCAGATTCCTTTGATGAAACCGACACGAGCCGGCCAACTACCAACGCTCGCCCTAACGTTGGGACCAATGCCATTTTCTAGATCCACACGTTGGATGAATAGCGTTGGGGCCAATATTGGGGCCAACGTGTGGAGCCGGcgtaaaattgttaaaaaatattgcgcGGATTACCTTAAAATCTTATCAAGGTCGTTACACTATGAGCGAGAGGACGGATGAGAGAAAGAGAGAGCGATACAAATTAAAGTGTGCTACAGAGATTTTCAATCGATTTACCAATGAGAACAAGCTGAACCCAGCTGACATGTTAGTGTGCTATTGTCGCGGGCGGATACAGGACGCTCGCTCTTGCGACAACCGAATTTGCATTAAAAAATCTCAAATTGGACTGCGTTTTCGCGTCCGGGCATTGATTTAACAgtgtaataatgtattttaagagAAAAAGAAACGATTACCGGAGTGTTATATTATAGCCCAGGTGTTTGAAAGTGGAGTTGAACGACTTAGTTTGCGGCCGAAAAAGGTAATTCAGTTGTATCATTAAACATATGTTTggctatttcttttttcttgtttcGTAAATATGTATCGTAATCCTGCATTTTAGAAAGTTAATTGACATGTACATGTGTGTTATAACGCGATTAATGTATGGTGTTAACCGTAATACTTGATATACTAAGTTGGAAAGTGTATTTTTAAATCGGTTGTGTTTTCAATGGGTAGAAGTTTATTATGTTCGTAGTTATTGCGTAAATAAGTTAGGATATACAGTATATTGTTaggaaataaactttaattatgtgataatttaatataatgataataaaaatcagCTGTTTCAATGGTACGCCCTCAAAAGTGCTTtgtggtatgttttttttttaataaacaagttTCGACTGGGCTCAGGTCGTGTTGGGTTCGGCTTGTACCGTTAGAGATGTGCAAGTAtcgattttttttgtgtatcgATGCGCTTACCGTAACTTTTTCTTTGTTCTTATTGTATAGAGCTACAGTGTGGTAAGAATCGGTTTTAAAAGCGTGCAATTGCGTTTTACAATGATGTCATAATCTTCTTAtacgaaatttattttataaaattaattttccgtGATTTTTTGCTACTATATTGGTTATGAAAATCATTATGATAAttggttttttagttttgttcCTTATCGTTGGCAGAATTTATTAAGATTAGatcgattatattattatatttttccagTCAtgtgttgaaataaataaaatatcacacctaactattattgttattatgacATTAAAACTGACATTAGACCCCACATGTAGACCGATATGTATAGGTAATAgataatatcatattaataaaactaatagcATAGCTTAAAAATACGATCGAAAAAACCTCCacttaagttaaaaatatgcaACTGCTCAGTAAAAGATGCATTCATAATGTatgctttttaaatataagttcaatttttcatattaatctaccatatggcattaagttcgccttatgtaccactattttattgtattgtgtacattaaagattaaataaataaatataacttgaCAGATCTCATGACAGATCTATGCATATCGTCACAGTGTTGCTAGGTACGGCACTTGCATATACAAcattaaattgtcattaattttCCATTAAACAAACTGTAAAACAAACTACAAAGTGACTACTAggaattcaataattaaatagaGGTAGGTTGATGCATAAACTGATTCCAATTTGAATTCTAAATTTTGAATGTAACGGAAAACAATATGGCGTGTTGCCGCATCAAAAAATTCACTTTCACACAATGTTCGCGTGTTAGAACATCAGCATTATATACTTTCTAGTTTTTGCGCGTCGCATAgggaaaaaatatgtttgttcaTTTCATAGCCGAGGCTGAGTTCCATACTTTATGTTatattgtttaaagttttgttgcttttttattaaaactgcaaCGCATCTGTGGCTTCTcttgtgttgcgggtgtcccTGGCTCACTTGCCACCAGGacatgtctgctcgtttgcctcctattccacaAAAAACCTCGTATTACTTATTCGTTATTACCTCGTTTTTTAGTAAACCTAGTTTGTTTACACATAAGGgcaatacaaaaatgaatgcgtggatacctattacaaaattaaactgtgTAAAGACAACATTGTAATACCCAACTAACATTTATCAAATATGAATTACCTATTTgctaatctataatataaaaataagtcgtgttttccttcctgacgctataactccagaacgcacgaaccgatttccacggcaTTACAGTCGTTGGAAAGGTtcgggctccatgaggtttatagaaaagaaaattcaagagaaaaacagggaaaataaTTAGTAACAAAACGGAGTCtgtcgggtttgctagtaataatCTATctaaaaacctattttttacaacataacctaacctaactcaaCACTTCAATTTAGCAGCTCGTAGTATAAAGTATACTGCAAATAAAACTCCACAAAAACATGTAAATACAGCCCAAATCGCAAACAAAATGGCCTCCCCACAAATAAGTGTATCGTCGTGTCGGAAATAGGTACGATAGAGCATCAGTTCCCGACTCAGTCAGTGTTGTTGCTATGCATTTATCTATTACCGTTCGCTGCATGCGCTCCCTTGGTGAACAAAATT encodes:
- the LOC118279886 gene encoding testis-expressed protein 9, which produces MDSLDLLAREDEFKKLNKQLEKKTESLMKEIEQAMQKQDIFSEFSPSLTLSPVHTIKKHSCESHNKPNTESPLPPPKPTQKKKKPQTTPDHQSGKIENGTLSPDVGSIVNSEEVVPKSLNTCNCCANLNVGRIGNDDEFLYAFVSVNVKEKVLPQSFLKERPTIESVCKFLSSKVKLMQDQIDRLQGTLDQKVGDADQHDVKLAEYESERLSLQCKMNSMASATADMKGKHLVLLAKLNEKERLYKEQRAETDKLTCELKRHRFKCASAEAKSASQQETIDNLRQQLETARRSEKEFRESSRKLSTSHQNAISRLEAHIKVLNTRSDRQMALIDNLRKQNALLPTEGALKTLEREYCDYLNQDL